The following nucleotide sequence is from Vitis vinifera cultivar Pinot Noir 40024 chromosome 14, ASM3070453v1.
ttaaacttttcACTTAGTAGTTGGTTGAGTATTAATTTGAAACGTCTAAGTTAGGTGCATAGTTGAAAGCACTTTTTTTGTTGCTTTCCCAAGTCAAAATATCAATGtgttttttaaacataaatttcaAAAGCACAAAAAAGAAGTGTCCAGAAGCATAATTGCTAGTGGCATAACTGTAaggttgttttaagaaataactTTGTCAGACTATACGCCACTTCTTGAAGGATCATGTAGTGTAGCTTAAAACCGTTCCACACATGACTTAGAAATCACATTGAAAAGGGTAAATAATTATGATTAGCTGTAACAAAATTGATTACAAAAAGAGGGAAAATcaatcatttattattattattattattatttaaatatttttatcatttttatattaaaaataattttccaacttggaaaaaaaaaattcaaaatgaccATAGGTTATAATCCACGAGACCATATTATTAGCGTGTACCACGATACACCGGATCAAAAATTAATTGAGCAACGCATTTACATTACCACTACGCATTTAAAGCGGTCTTAGATTTTgtcaaaatcattttctttcttacaGAATTTCCTAATCATTAAAAGGCCATGATTCAGTCATCCGGAaagtagaggaaaaaaaataaaatttgctgACACGAAAAGGAACATACTCTCTAGAGTACAGAAAATGTGTACTCGCTTCTCGTGATGCTGAAATCTCGGACTACGCTATTAAGATGCCCCACATGAGAGAGTGTCGTCACGGCAGGCCGCGAGTAGATTTGACTACATCGAGTAGGGAATAATGATCTTATCTATAAAATGGCAGTTCGGTAATTAGAAGTAAAACAAGTGTCATTTGTGGGTCTGTTGATGACTGATCTCTTTAGTAAGACTTTGGCAGGGTCTCTTGGAAAGCAGAGATAAGGACACATGCATGTTACCACCACAGGTCAGCACTCAACGGTCAAGATTCCCTTAAACCTTCCATCTACGCGACAGTGACCGTGAGATCTAAGGATGCAACTAACCCTGGTTATGCTTTAGGGGTTGAAATATTAACCATGGTTGTTGGCTCAGTGTTGGGCAGGGGCTTCTCTCTGAGCTTTAACAGGAGTGAGAGAGGGAGAGTGGTGAGGAGAGAGACAGCTCCCTCTGATTGCCAAGAGCTCCTTCTCTTTCGCAGTATCATTATACGATTTCGATTtagttcagtttttttttttttatcatttatggaAATTTTAGATTCTCAGATctataaatttgatattttcttgaTGTTTTTCATTGCGGTAATCATCACTTTTTGATCAGGAGATGATCACTGAGAAAATATTTTCCTGTAGTTTCTCGTcctagaagttttttttttttcctcgagAAAGTTTgtggttttttcttcttcttctcttcttctcttgTTTCAGATCTAAGCTGAGAGGGAAGAGATGTAAGATATTCGTTTCTAGGGttaccattttctttgagtCCGAGGTAGTTATGGATCTGTAGATCTGAATGAGTGGTTTCAAAGGATCTTTTCGGAGATCGAGTGAGATATCCAGAATTTTGCCCGAGATCTTGgttttataaggaaaaaaagctTTGTTTAATCGAGTGTGAGAATTCAAAACCAGATCTTGGCTGTTTGTCTGGAAGGTTGTGGACTTTTGGATTGGCTTAGAGCTAGATTTACTGTATCTGTAGTTTTATTGCGTGCTTTTGAAGAATGAATTATTTTCCTGATGAGGTTTTGGAGCACGTGTTCGACTTCCTGACGTCCCACCGAGACCGCAATACGGTGTCTCTGGTGTGCAAGTCATGGTTTAAGGTGGAGAAATGGAGCAGGCGTAGGGTCTTCGTAGGGAATTGTTATGCGATTAGTCCTGAAAGATTAATCGCTAGGTTTCCTAGGGTTAGAGCTCTTACTTTGAAAGGAAAGCCTCACTTTGCTGATTTTAATTTGGTTCCTCCTGATTGGGGAGGTTTTGTTTATCCCTGGATTGAAGCCATGGCCAAGAGTAATATTGGGTTAGAGGAGCTCAGGTTGAAGAGAATGGTGGTTTCGAATGAAGGCCTGGAGCTGCTTGCTCGATCGTTCGTGAATTTCAAGTCTCTGGTTTTAGTCAGCTGTGAAGGGTTTACCACCGATGGACTTGCAGCCGTTGCTGCAAATTGCAGGTAGGAGCTGGCTGTTCATTTTTTAGTTTACTTTAGCTAGtatttttgcatatttttataagttgttGCCTCTTCTGTccctttcatttatttgtttttatggaTTTAAGTAGTTGATGAACAACTCTCCGAGAGTCTCATGTGTCTTTCGCTTAGATTTCTGTATATGCGCCTTTTCAACCAAGTTATACTGCTATAATGATACTGATAGctgaataaaatttatttcgATATCAAAGTTTGTTTGGTTACTAGTAATTGTCCTCGGACGGGAAATTGATCGAGCTGAACCATCAGGATTATTGGtatgatttaggttttatttctCTCATTTATTTAGTTCAATCTTTGGGATGTTCTCAAGTGAAGCTAAAATATCCAGTAATTTGTTGTACAATCTATCAAAATGTTGAAACTCTTTATTATTGTATTCACGATTTCTTGTTGTAATTTGTCCATCAATATTTCCTGCCTTGTCTTGGTGTTTGTGCGGCTCTTTGGTTAGTTTCCTTATTCTTTCCAATCGGGAAATTGAGCGAGCTGAACCATCAGGATTATTGGtatgatttaggttttatttctCTCATTTATTTAGTTCAATCTTTGGGATGTTCTCAAGTGAAGCTAAAATATCCAGCAATTTGTTGTACAATCTATCAAAATGTTGAAACTCTTTATTATTGTGTTCACAATTTCTTGTTGTAATTTGTCCATCAATATTTCCTGCCTTGTCTTGGTGTTTGTGCGGCTCTGTGGTTAGTTTCCTTATTCTTTCCAATCGATGGCTTACTAATTATAGCTGCATATATCCTTTTAAGTCTCCTATTTATATGGACAACTGTCTACTGCCCTCGGTTTCGTAATTATTACTGTATTCGTGCTTGTGAAATTCTCGTTTTAAACTTTTTTCACAGAAACATGATCTAGGATTCTGATGACTAAGAGAAAGTTAATGAATGATTAACAAGAAATCACCACAGACAAAACAAAGAACAGATATGAGCATAGGGATGATGGCTCTGATAGTCTCAGACTCTAAACCTGGTCCAGGCAACAGATTTTCTTTCTTGTTCCCAGACCTGAAAGATCCTTATGGATCTGGAGAACAAAGAGTAAAAGACTTTTGTCTAACTCTCCATATGGTGGTAGGTGCAAACATAGTTCAAATGGACTGAATTCAAGACAATATCACACCATAAACTGTGTTTACAAAACACCCACTAATTGATCTTCAATCCGCTTGGATTGACATCCGAccctagtttttgttttttcaatttaaatttttaaagccttttttttttttgtctcctgGGTTATGAAATTTAATCAAGCTCACCAGAAAAGGGGTCTTTCCCCAATCAGGATATGTTTTTGTTCTGGATGTTACAACTTTATTCCGAAAAGATCAATACCCTTTGTTGTGGAATTTCTATGAAATAACTATTTTTGTTACTCATCTGCTGACAAAAAAATGACATGTCCTTGGAACTTCTATGGAATAACTGTTTTTGTTATTCATATGTTGGCTAAAAAGACATTTCCTTCTACTGAAAAGAGGGGTGCTTGGACAGTGGGAATATTATGGGCTAGAAATGTTGGGCTTTGGCATAGATATTAATGTATGCTTCATTTTGTTTCTCTAATCTAGGTTTCTTAGAGAGCTTGACTTGCAAGAAAATGAAGTTGAGGATCGCAAAGGCCAATGGCTTAGCTGCTTCCCTGACAGCTGCACATCACTAGTCTCCTTGAATTTTGCATGCCTCAAGGGAGAAGTTAATTTGACTGCCCTTGAAAGACTGGTGGCAAGATGTCCTAATCTCAAGAGTTTGAGGTTGAACCGTGCGGTGCCCCTTGATGCACTCCAAAGAATTCTTATGCATGCACCTCAACTTGTGGACTTAGGCACTGGTTCTTATGTTCATGATCCAGATGCTGAGACCGTCAACAAACTTATAAGTACCTTCCAGAAGTGTAAATCAATTAGGAGCATGTCAGGGTTTCTGGAAGTTGCTCCTCTATGCCTGCCAGCTATTTACCCCATTTGCTCAAATCTGACCTCCTTGAACCTGAGTTATGCTCCAGGGATTCATGGAGATGAGCTGATAAAGCTAATCCGCTACTGCAGGAAACTTCAGCGACTGTGGGTATGAACTTTTAACCCAACTCTAGCCTCTGAAAGCAATACTCTTTTTATTGAAATGTATGACAAGTTCCCATGATTTATGCAGATATTGGATTGCATTGGAGACAAGGGACTAGGAGTTGTCGCTTGTACTTGTAAAGAATTGCAGGAATTGAGGGTTTTTCCTTCTGATCCGTTTGGGGTTGGGAATGCTGCTGTAACCGAAGAAGGTCTTGTTGCTATATCCTTTGGCTGCCCCAAGCTTCATTCATTGCTATACTTCTGCCAGCAGATGACCAATGCAGCACTCATAACTATAGCCAAGAATTGCCCCAATTTTACACGCTTCAGGTTGTGCATTCTGGACGCTACAAAAGCTGACCCTGTGACCATGCAGCCACTAGATGAAGGTTTTGGGGCAATTGTTCAGTCATGCAAGGGTCTCAGACGGTTGTCCCTCTCTGGCCTTCTAACTGACCAGGTTTTCCTTTATATTGGAATGTATGCTGAGCAGCTTGAAATGCTTTCAATTGCATTTGCCGGTGATAGTGACAAGGGAATGCTATATGTACTGAATGGCTGCAAGAAGCTTCGCAAGCTAGAGATTAGGGATTGCCCCTTTGGGAACGTGGCACTTCTGACGGACGTGGGAAAGTATGAGACAATGCGATCCCTTTGGATGTCGTCCTGTGAAGTTACCCTTGGAGGCTGCAAGGTACTTGCGGAGAAGATGCCAAGGATTAATGTGGAAATTATAAACGAATACGATCAGATGGAGTTTGGCTTTGATGATAGGCAAAAAGTAGATAAGATGTTCCTTTATCGGACATTGGTTGGGCCAAGGAAAGATGCACCACATTTTGTGTGGACTTTGTAGATGCAGCCTGGCTCTTccagatattttttattatctagtAGTTGTACTTTGTTTAGGTGAACTGATTACTGGATTTTTAGTTAATGCAGAATTAGGGGTATGTTCTTGTTTAATTTACTAGAGATCTCTTGTTTGTAATTCTCATTATCATATATAGATCTTTGTTAGTATTTTTGGCAAGTACCTCAGGAGGGGCAATATCGGTTATCAGTGGAATGAATCTTCTTGTGTAGCCTGTAGCATCATTTTTGGTTTTGAATTAGCTGCTCTGGTTGGAAGGATGAATTAGATATATGAGCTTGATTGCTAATTGTTGAGTTCGTGTAGGTCTCGGGTAGGGTGTATTTGATTTTCTGGGAGGACATAGATTTTGGGTACAAAGGGCTGAGGTCTGCCGCCATTTATGGTGAAAGAAACAGCTTCAGGGCTAAGATCTTCAAACGGAAGAACCACCATACCAGCAGCTAAAAGGCCAAGATTTGGATTTATCCTGCTGGGAGAACAACCCTTAACCAGTTCCTACAACTAACTCGCGGCAGAAAATTGATGTCCTTTTCTCAGCACCGTGATGAAAATACTACAACATTTTTATGTTAGGCTCTCGGTCAATCCCATCCCATGTCTACTACCTGCAACAACAGTGATCCTTTGCCAAATATAACTGTTGCACATAATTTCCCATTGTTTATAGTGGCTAAGCTTCCATCCAAAAAAATGGGGTTTATACCATGATATTCCCATCCCCTTATTCTACTTTTAGTAGTTGGTCTATTCCTGAGGAAATAAAGTTGTCCAATTGAAAGTTTTAGGTTATGCCGGTTCAGAAATGTgtttaggaaagaaaaaaaaaattattaagaaatataattttttccgctaaaatataaaaatatgaaagaaaattatccatattacaaaaaaactaaatatcattaaaattcattataaatttatatgttttcaaattatttaatttttatatcaaaaagttaaaacaaataaaaataatttattaacttcaattttttttcttcactttttttttcctcaaaatttatAGCCCTGGTAAAATTTTAGCACAGGGttcaaaaaaattctataaattcaaaatatgagTCAGTGATTAATTATAGCCAATGTTAGACAGCCCAGAAAACTTAAACTGAATCAGTTCATTGTCAAATAAAGGATCTAACATAAATCACagatcatttttctttgttagtaGATGGTGCaatgaattcttttatttgacAGTTCTTGCAATTACAAAGAATCACAACGAAGTTGCATAAACTCACTGAAGAGAGGGAGGAGGGGAATTAAAGGAATAAGGAGGGTGGGTGGTGAGGTGGGGTGCTACAACAAACGTACCGTGCTTGAGAAATGTAACTTCAAAAATAACACCACTCATAGAGAAATGGCCTTCTTTAGGAATCATTTCAATGGCAGAATTGCTTTCAATTCCACATGAGCGTATCCTTTGGAAATTCATATTGTAAGAAAAACATTCAAtcggttaaatttcaaaatcatattgAGGGCAAAAACATCCTTGGAAACAAAGCTTAAATGGAGTTAAAAGGGAAAAGCTCACACAAAGAAATGAGAAACTGAAACCACATTAAGGACATTGAAGTACTGCTAATTTCAAACCACCAAAGTGCACAGTAGATATAATCCATACCATGTCATAGAACCCCTTTACAACCAGACAAAAGGCATACACAGCACGAACTAGCAAACCCTCGAgctttatttttggattttgcaatttttaaaagttaaccCCCATATTTCGTGCAAGACAACCCATTGAAGCTGCTTTTTCATAAGAAGCAGCATTCCTCCAACAAGCAGCAGCAACAAAGGGCAGCCAAACTGCACATGCAAAAGAAAATACTCATTC
It contains:
- the LOC100263524 gene encoding protein AUXIN SIGNALING F-BOX 2, translated to MNYFPDEVLEHVFDFLTSHRDRNTVSLVCKSWFKVEKWSRRRVFVGNCYAISPERLIARFPRVRALTLKGKPHFADFNLVPPDWGGFVYPWIEAMAKSNIGLEELRLKRMVVSNEGLELLARSFVNFKSLVLVSCEGFTTDGLAAVAANCRFLRELDLQENEVEDRKGQWLSCFPDSCTSLVSLNFACLKGEVNLTALERLVARCPNLKSLRLNRAVPLDALQRILMHAPQLVDLGTGSYVHDPDAETVNKLISTFQKCKSIRSMSGFLEVAPLCLPAIYPICSNLTSLNLSYAPGIHGDELIKLIRYCRKLQRLWILDCIGDKGLGVVACTCKELQELRVFPSDPFGVGNAAVTEEGLVAISFGCPKLHSLLYFCQQMTNAALITIAKNCPNFTRFRLCILDATKADPVTMQPLDEGFGAIVQSCKGLRRLSLSGLLTDQVFLYIGMYAEQLEMLSIAFAGDSDKGMLYVLNGCKKLRKLEIRDCPFGNVALLTDVGKYETMRSLWMSSCEVTLGGCKVLAEKMPRINVEIINEYDQMEFGFDDRQKVDKMFLYRTLVGPRKDAPHFVWTL